ACTGAACGAATAGTTGTTAATGACTAACCAAATTCTTGATGCTTTACGGTCTTTGAACAGATATAAAAGGGCCAGGATCATACTAAGTGTAAAGGGTATCATATCGATTCTTTTGGAACTGTTAAGCGTAATCACGTCAAAGTTGTACAGACATGCGACCAGTGCGCCGGTGATAATGGGTGCCGTCAGAACCGCAATTTTATGACTCACAAGAAAACGTTGGATTTGCTCATAATTATTTCCCATCCATACCGCTACAGCAAAATAGGCAAGCCATCCGGGAAAAGGTATCCATGATAATCTGTACCACAGCAAATCACCTGATATATCTAAAAATGGAGTGAATTTCGGCGAATCAACGAGATTGAAAACTGCGAGATACAAAATATTAATGAGGAATGAGAAAGACAAAAGCTTCTTGTAACCAATTGGATATTTGGTCCACAGCCAATACAGTGCGAAGAACTGAAAGATGATTAAAAGAAAATAACCGTGATACCCTCCATAGAACAAATTATGAAATGTGTAAGACTTCACCGATCTATTCTCCGTACCATAAATATGGAAAACGATACCGAAGAAAAATGCCATTGATACATAGGGTATAAGTATGTACTTTATTCTTTTTTGAAAAAAACCGACCGGAAGCGACTTTTTATAATTATACGCAAGCAGAAATATCGAAATAAAGACAAAAGCCGGGGTGCCAAACTTCAGAATAACAACTATTGTTTCAGCAAGAGTTTTATAATTGTCAATGTCGGATACTCTTTTTCTGAACTCTTCAATAGAATGCAGCAGAACAATGCTTAAACAGGCTATCACTCTTATAAAAATCATTTCTTCCGATCTTTTTTCGCTCATGGGCTCCCCCTCTTATATCATTCTAAAATAAATAATATTCCATCTTCCTCCCCAAAGTTAGCCAATACACATTTCTGGATGACTAGTGAAATAATATGATACATTTTGTATCATTACAAGTGAAATTGGAACTATTCCATTCCTTTGATTTACAATCGTGGAACTCAAGTCATGTAATGTTTAATGGTCTGCATCGGGTTCATCCGCCATTTCGTTTTCCGGCTGTGTATATGCAACCAGTACAATATTTTTACCTGTGTCAGTTGACAAATCTTGCTCATACTGCCGAAGCTGCTTTAAAGCCTCTGAAGAGAGGTCGGCTGTTTTGTATTCCATTTAATCACCCTCTATTTTTGATTTATTTTTGTTTTGAACCGGAATTAGTATCGGTACATTTATGAATAAAAATACATAAGGTGGATATGTATGTCCGGAAAATTATCATCGGGACAACAAAAAAGCTCCCGTGTACGGGAACTTGTATTCAAGCTGACGCTATTCAACTCAGCAGAGACCTGGCTGTTATCGCTTTAACTTCTACCAGCGTCGCAGGCCATTTACTCCGAACGCAACTCCTGCCACCGTCAGCGCCAAGCCTATTATTTTGTTCAGGAATATGATGTCGATCACGCCAAAGATGATAAAAAAGACCCCAACTACGCATAGTAATAGCGGATTTTGTTGTTTCAAGAGGCACCTCGTCCATTAGGTTATATATACCCGCAAATCGTACCACAGCTTGTCCCGAAAATATACCGTCTCTTATGGCCGAATCGTAACGCGTGTTCGAATAGGCACCAGGTTCGCGAGAGTTACAACATCGTTATTGTACATCCGGACACAGCCCCGTGAAACCCGCCTTCCGATCGAGGAAGGATCGTTTGTACCGTGAATGCCATAATGAGGTTTTGATAATCCCAGCCAGAACGCCCCGTACGGCCCCCCTGGATTCTCCTGCTTGTTGATGATAGTGAATTCGCCGGAGGGCGTCTGTGTGAGCATTTTGCCGATGCCGACCGGGAAGCCGCGCACAACAGTGTTGCCATCCAGTAAATATAATTGTTTGTCTGAGAGATCGACAATGATTCGGTACTTGGGCATGATGTTCACTCCTTTATATATGGTATGTGAAATAGTGCCGCTGTTTCAATATATGGGCTCATATTCCCCTCACAATGAATTAATATTAATAAAACAAGATATATGTTGTGTATTAAATATTAAATATGATACATTATTTGTAGAAGAAGGTAGTTTTACTACATAAGGGAGTGGTTTTCATTACATTGTCTGAACGACAGATGGAGATTTTGAAGCTAGTAAAGATACATGCTCCGATAACGGGTGATCAGCTTGCCGAAATGATGGGAACAGGTAAGCCGACGCTAAGAGCAGATCTGTCGCTGCTCGTCATGCTTCGGCTTCTGGAGGCGAAGCCTAAAGTCGGGTATTTTCCAGGGGAAGGGGGATCCGGCAGGGAGCTTGCGCTTAAACGGTGGGAGGGCGCATTTGTTAAAGATGTGCAGGGTATGCCTGTCAACGTTTCGGAGACAGTATCCGTCCATGATGCCGTCATTACCCTGTTTATCGGGAACACGGAGGCGCTGACCGTTATTGACGAGAATCAGCGTTTTGTCGGTGTCGTAACCCCGAAGGATCTTCTGAAGGTGACGCTCGGCAACCCGAACGCTGCCGCCATTCCGGTGAGCATGGCGATGAACCGGCTGCCCGCAATCGCAGCCGTCTTGCCCGAGCAGCCTCTGCTGGAGGCGGTTAACAAAATGTTAATTCATGAGTTGGACGGTCTTCCTGTCGTTTCGAAGCCGGAAAATAAGTCAGAACGAGTTGAAGTGATAGGCTGGATCAGCAAAACGAACATCCTCCGCTGGATGACGGAATCGGATGCTTGAATGGCAGGTTAGGAGGAGCTTATAAATTGGAGAAGATAGGGAACGGGCCGCATAATATATACATTTGCTCCGATGCGGTAGGGGAAACGGCCGAGGCGGTCGTGAGAGCGACAATGCGGCAATTTGCCGCCGAGCAGGTGAAGCTGAAACGGTTCAGTCAAATTAAAACGGAGGATGAAGTCGGGCAAATCGTGGGTGAAGCAGCGGCAAGCAGAGGTTTTATCGCTTATACGCTCGTACAGCCGGACCTTCGCGAGGCGATGAAGGAAGAAGCACTTCGCAAGGGCGTTCGGGCCATCGATGTTCTTGGGCCGATGATGCAAGCGTTCATTGATACGTTCAATGATTCCCCGAAGCGTCAGCCCGGGCTGCTGCATACGCTCGACGAGGATTATTTCCGCCGGATTGACGCCATCGAGTTCGCGGTGAAATATGATGACGGGAAAGATACGCGTGGTCTGCTTCTCGCACAAGTCGTATTGGTCGGCGTGTCGCGCACCTCAAAAACACCGCTCAGCATTTATTTGGCTCATAAAGGAATACGAGTCGCCAATTTACCGCTCATGCCGGAGGTGAAAATTCCGCAGGAGCTGCAAAAGGCGGCAAGCCTGGTAGTCGGTTTGACGATGAAGCCGGAGAAGCTGTCCGCGATTCGCACGGAACGGCTGAAGGCGATGGGGCTTCCTTTCTCAGCGCAATATGCATCGATGGAACGGATACATACGGAGCTTGAGTTCGCGGATACCGTTCTCAAGTCGCTGCGCTGTCCCGTTATTGATGTCACTGAGAAAGCCATCGAAGAAACGGCAGGGACGATTATTCAGTGGCTGCAGAACATGTCCTGATTACAAGAACCTGAGGAGGAGATCGGTATGGAACGGGAATTGGCATTGGAAATTGTAAGGGTGACGGAGCTTGCCGCGTTGGCCGCAGCGCCGTGGATGGGCCGGGGAGACAAGCATCATGCCGATGA
This is a stretch of genomic DNA from Paenibacillus sp. sptzw28. It encodes these proteins:
- a CDS encoding acyltransferase family protein; translated protein: MSEKRSEEMIFIRVIACLSIVLLHSIEEFRKRVSDIDNYKTLAETIVVILKFGTPAFVFISIFLLAYNYKKSLPVGFFQKRIKYILIPYVSMAFFFGIVFHIYGTENRSVKSYTFHNLFYGGYHGYFLLIIFQFFALYWLWTKYPIGYKKLLSFSFLINILYLAVFNLVDSPKFTPFLDISGDLLWYRLSWIPFPGWLAYFAVAVWMGNNYEQIQRFLVSHKIAVLTAPIITGALVACLYNFDVITLNSSKRIDMIPFTLSMILALLYLFKDRKASRIWLVINNYSFSIYFLHVFYVVVLTDLCARFKITNFTIIAALFVASTVLSIWSSWLLNKFSFGKYIVGRVNTIKSKKSNRKITRTSYESA
- a CDS encoding L,D-transpeptidase; the encoded protein is MPKYRIIVDLSDKQLYLLDGNTVVRGFPVGIGKMLTQTPSGEFTIINKQENPGGPYGAFWLGLSKPHYGIHGTNDPSSIGRRVSRGCVRMYNNDVVTLANLVPIRTRVTIRP
- a CDS encoding CBS domain-containing protein → MEILKLVKIHAPITGDQLAEMMGTGKPTLRADLSLLVMLRLLEAKPKVGYFPGEGGSGRELALKRWEGAFVKDVQGMPVNVSETVSVHDAVITLFIGNTEALTVIDENQRFVGVVTPKDLLKVTLGNPNAAAIPVSMAMNRLPAIAAVLPEQPLLEAVNKMLIHELDGLPVVSKPENKSERVEVIGWISKTNILRWMTESDA
- a CDS encoding pyruvate, water dikinase regulatory protein — its product is MEKIGNGPHNIYICSDAVGETAEAVVRATMRQFAAEQVKLKRFSQIKTEDEVGQIVGEAAASRGFIAYTLVQPDLREAMKEEALRKGVRAIDVLGPMMQAFIDTFNDSPKRQPGLLHTLDEDYFRRIDAIEFAVKYDDGKDTRGLLLAQVVLVGVSRTSKTPLSIYLAHKGIRVANLPLMPEVKIPQELQKAASLVVGLTMKPEKLSAIRTERLKAMGLPFSAQYASMERIHTELEFADTVLKSLRCPVIDVTEKAIEETAGTIIQWLQNMS